From a region of the Vibrio orientalis CIP 102891 = ATCC 33934 genome:
- a CDS encoding delta-class carbonic anhydrase, whose product MNKVLLLSSFLVIAPQAVQASNSHDVADSVIAQQRAALAENTQGKGFGPQSPRDIDNLAGNNTRYFGQAPEYSQMNLCNIHFHKNAEHKGGEFNSYAGNGDGKGYNTGYVYNGKLSDAELKPFKGAIGAKGHGQLEPGDTIELHYVHSTAQVKPGPTLGSCLSESISNPQLRVETQVFVIVNDTNALNFVDLTKVEMKSGVYQALNIPTNTGKPIQYAGSTTGPSYNEQASPLQVTWSVRPKVAKVDIASVAQWLANNEFDEDHAHGVRNLVTNPDLLSAGH is encoded by the coding sequence ATGAATAAGGTTTTACTTCTGTCTTCTTTTCTTGTGATTGCTCCGCAAGCGGTTCAAGCCTCAAACAGCCATGATGTTGCTGATAGTGTTATCGCACAGCAACGTGCTGCACTTGCTGAAAATACTCAAGGGAAAGGGTTTGGTCCTCAGTCTCCACGCGATATCGACAACCTAGCTGGTAACAATACCCGTTACTTTGGTCAAGCGCCTGAATACTCGCAAATGAACTTGTGCAATATCCACTTCCATAAAAATGCTGAGCACAAAGGTGGGGAGTTTAATTCCTACGCCGGTAATGGCGATGGCAAAGGTTACAATACTGGCTATGTCTATAACGGTAAGTTGAGTGACGCTGAACTTAAGCCGTTTAAAGGGGCCATTGGCGCTAAAGGTCATGGACAGCTAGAGCCAGGCGATACTATCGAACTGCATTATGTTCATTCAACAGCGCAGGTGAAACCGGGGCCAACGCTAGGCTCATGTCTAAGCGAATCCATTTCTAACCCGCAACTAAGAGTAGAAACTCAGGTGTTTGTGATCGTTAATGATACGAATGCGCTTAACTTCGTTGATTTGACCAAGGTGGAGATGAAAAGTGGTGTCTACCAAGCACTAAATATCCCAACAAATACTGGTAAGCCGATTCAATATGCAGGCTCAACAACCGGCCCTAGCTACAATGAGCAAGCTTCGCCACTGCAAGTGACTTGGAGCGTGCGACCAAAAGTGGCGAAGGTAGACATTGCCTCAGTTGCACAATGGTTAGCCAATAATGAGTTCGATGAAGACCATGCTCATGGTGTTCGCAATCTTGTTACCAACCCAGACTTACTCTCTGCTGGTCATTAA
- a CDS encoding winged helix-turn-helix domain-containing protein, with amino-acid sequence MKAIQFSSLKLECETRTLSNGFGNKVILRPLPYEVLVFLLLKGAPASREELFEKCWGGAVVTDQALTNVISDLRRHFFVLNAKEINIQTISKVGYFLDVEVEVIEALEPVQTIEDTTDVELNPSVTPSHQSQEMANHAPKRDINFKASYLLVFALIAMIAATFIFEPFKPRSPFTDLSQYVQLLDGSPTFYLMDGTNGSIDKAFLTEQLGKASLANCSADVYIRVFPSIYEPGVIAMTVRLKSKTSAHSHVFQHFNVTSLTLAESVLMAFDNPEVRCELQ; translated from the coding sequence ATGAAAGCGATTCAGTTCTCTTCACTAAAGCTAGAATGCGAAACACGAACATTATCTAACGGCTTTGGTAACAAAGTTATCCTACGACCGTTGCCTTACGAAGTGTTGGTGTTCTTGCTACTCAAAGGCGCTCCGGCATCTCGCGAAGAGCTGTTTGAAAAGTGTTGGGGTGGCGCTGTTGTCACAGACCAAGCATTAACCAACGTCATCTCAGATCTGCGCCGTCATTTCTTTGTGTTGAACGCCAAAGAGATCAATATTCAAACCATCAGCAAGGTGGGCTATTTCCTTGATGTGGAAGTAGAGGTGATTGAGGCGTTGGAGCCGGTTCAAACGATTGAAGATACCACCGATGTTGAGTTGAACCCTTCAGTGACGCCGTCACACCAATCACAGGAAATGGCCAACCATGCTCCTAAGCGTGACATTAACTTCAAAGCGTCTTACCTGTTGGTTTTTGCTTTGATAGCAATGATAGCGGCGACCTTTATCTTTGAACCTTTTAAACCGCGCTCGCCGTTTACTGATCTTTCCCAATATGTACAACTGCTGGATGGAAGTCCTACGTTCTACCTTATGGATGGAACGAACGGCAGTATCGATAAGGCGTTTTTAACCGAGCAACTTGGCAAGGCTTCATTAGCTAACTGTTCTGCTGATGTCTACATTCGGGTTTTTCCGTCTATTTACGAGCCAGGTGTGATTGCGATGACGGTTCGATTGAAGTCTAAAACCAGTGCTCATTCCCACGTATTCCAACACTTTAATGTCACGAGTTTAACCCTGGCAGAGTCGGTGCTGATGGCGTTTGATAACCCGGAGGTAAGATGCGAGTTACAATAG
- a CDS encoding porin family protein, whose amino-acid sequence MKKLLLVTALFSSVACANPHSGFYLGAGVGTTDFDDDGLLNELPVAVSTDSDNSYKLIAGYAFNRIVSIETQFTSYGDTNVKLHNPLNGQSIDAGKIEHKTYTVAANLGYTFDNGLRPFATIGLGSVDYKAGGFSDDGGVIRAGLGLEFTPAQLQGLSLRTAYEVDNYELDVPSYNGYYTTTKTYNQSVGAWYLAATYKF is encoded by the coding sequence ATGAAAAAACTCCTTTTAGTTACTGCCCTTTTCTCTAGTGTTGCATGTGCAAATCCACATTCTGGTTTCTATTTAGGTGCAGGTGTTGGTACAACAGACTTTGACGATGATGGACTACTGAATGAATTACCTGTGGCAGTTTCAACAGACTCGGACAATTCATACAAACTCATCGCTGGCTATGCGTTTAACCGCATCGTTAGCATCGAAACACAATTTACTAGCTACGGCGATACCAACGTTAAGCTCCACAACCCACTAAATGGTCAGAGCATTGATGCTGGCAAAATTGAACACAAAACTTACACAGTGGCCGCTAACCTTGGATACACTTTTGATAATGGCCTTCGTCCGTTCGCAACGATTGGTTTAGGTTCGGTGGATTATAAAGCGGGTGGTTTTTCTGATGACGGTGGTGTCATCCGCGCAGGTCTAGGGCTTGAGTTTACTCCTGCTCAACTTCAAGGCTTGTCACTACGTACTGCATACGAAGTAGATAACTATGAGCTTGACGTCCCATCTTACAATGGTTACTACACAACAACCAAAACCTATAATCAATCAGTAGGTGCTTGGTATCTAGCGGCTACTTATAAGTTCTAA
- a CDS encoding D-alanyl-D-alanine carboxypeptidase family protein: MTTRFLTATALLSTISLSFGVTAAPTIIPDPPALGAKGYILMDYHTGEVLVQKNSEKKLNPASLTKLMTAYVAGQEVNSGNIALDDQVRISRNAWAKNFPDSSKMFIEVGTDVQLMDLYRGLIVQSGNDASVAIAEHVAGSEDAFVSLMNSWSQKLGLANTSYTNPHGLDSDGLYSTPYDIALLSQAIIRDLPDIYPLYSETAYTYNGITQYNRNGLLRDRSLNVDGMKTGYTSGAGYSLATSATSGDMRLISVVMGSSSAKSRESESKQLLSYGFRFFDTIAPTKPTDTLAEARVWMGETDHVAAGVDETVLLTLPKGDANKLIAEVEFTGELTAPIRKGDPIGKVIYSVEGEEVTSATLVAQQDVEEGGIFKKLMDWLKRLVSSWF, encoded by the coding sequence ATGACAACGCGTTTTCTAACAGCAACAGCGCTTCTTTCGACTATTTCTCTCTCTTTTGGTGTGACGGCAGCGCCAACAATTATTCCTGATCCGCCAGCGCTTGGTGCGAAAGGGTATATTTTGATGGATTACCATACTGGCGAAGTATTGGTACAAAAGAACTCAGAAAAAAAACTTAACCCTGCGAGCTTAACCAAATTGATGACCGCCTATGTGGCAGGACAAGAGGTAAACAGCGGTAACATTGCATTAGATGATCAAGTTCGTATCAGCCGTAATGCTTGGGCGAAAAACTTCCCAGACTCGTCAAAAATGTTCATAGAAGTGGGTACTGATGTCCAACTGATGGATCTTTACCGTGGCTTGATTGTGCAATCTGGAAATGATGCCAGTGTCGCAATCGCTGAGCATGTCGCTGGCAGTGAAGATGCTTTCGTTAGCCTTATGAATAGTTGGTCGCAAAAGCTAGGGTTAGCAAATACCTCATATACAAACCCACACGGTTTAGACAGTGACGGCCTGTATTCAACGCCTTACGATATTGCATTGTTGAGTCAGGCGATCATCCGCGACTTACCCGATATTTATCCGTTATATAGTGAAACCGCTTATACCTACAATGGCATTACTCAATACAACCGTAATGGTCTATTGCGTGACCGCAGCCTAAATGTAGATGGCATGAAAACGGGTTACACCAGTGGGGCAGGCTACAGTTTAGCAACCTCTGCAACTAGCGGAGACATGCGACTTATTTCGGTTGTAATGGGCTCAAGTAGCGCAAAGAGCCGTGAGTCAGAAAGCAAGCAGCTCTTAAGCTACGGTTTCAGATTCTTCGATACGATTGCACCGACTAAACCGACGGACACATTAGCAGAAGCCAGAGTGTGGATGGGAGAAACGGATCATGTTGCGGCAGGTGTCGATGAAACAGTTCTGCTCACGCTTCCTAAAGGTGACGCCAATAAACTGATCGCAGAAGTAGAATTTACTGGTGAACTTACGGCTCCAATTCGCAAGGGTGACCCGATCGGTAAAGTAATTTATAGCGTTGAAGGTGAAGAAGTCACGAGTGCGACTTTAGTTGCCCAGCAAGATGTCGAAGAAGGTGGCATCTTTAAAAAGTTGATGGACTGGCTGAAACGCTTAGTTTCGAGTTGGTTCTAA
- a CDS encoding threonine/serine exporter family protein: protein MPSEYRIRKIVEIGDTLHRCGCAPYKLEKYTQFYARKHGVDLMIQATPTTVNYQFPDDNNAVVMKRHQPASINLSLLANTIIRINQPSSEPVPEPAGYPKWVIALANMGIPPAYLMLVGSTMDAIFISVFLGFIVWGTQQVLRARRSIAAEFIAALLTGILVAFFASTSAEIPVWALCIAAIVLFVPGLSIANSLECLAFNDLVSGTSLLGQSALSLIKLFVGIVMGLNIGESIWGQAEPFSYTNEVPVWLHISGLFLISVSLGVIFNARPKDIVLGIPVAILGMWGPFYLGFESGWVVGTWVTTVLITLYGTWVAKKMDLTGSIYIVQGIIILVPGSRVLVSASQSVFEQSILPIPSIGLSALFMFSAIVAGQITAYSIYSPKIER, encoded by the coding sequence ATGCCTTCAGAGTACCGAATTCGTAAGATCGTCGAAATTGGCGACACCTTACACCGATGTGGCTGTGCGCCTTACAAGCTAGAAAAATACACGCAGTTTTATGCTCGAAAGCATGGTGTTGATCTGATGATCCAGGCGACACCTACCACTGTCAATTATCAATTCCCTGACGATAACAATGCCGTGGTGATGAAGCGCCACCAGCCTGCATCGATTAACCTCAGTTTGCTCGCCAACACGATTATTCGCATCAATCAGCCCAGCTCTGAACCTGTTCCTGAGCCAGCAGGTTACCCAAAATGGGTCATTGCACTGGCGAACATGGGCATCCCCCCTGCTTATCTAATGTTGGTCGGCTCGACAATGGACGCGATCTTCATATCGGTGTTTCTTGGCTTTATCGTCTGGGGAACACAGCAAGTGCTCCGTGCGCGTCGCTCAATCGCTGCTGAGTTCATCGCCGCTTTGCTGACTGGTATCCTGGTTGCTTTCTTCGCTAGCACCAGCGCCGAGATTCCGGTCTGGGCACTTTGTATCGCTGCCATTGTTTTATTTGTGCCCGGGCTATCGATCGCTAACTCTCTGGAGTGTTTAGCCTTTAATGATCTTGTTTCTGGTACAAGTTTGCTTGGTCAAAGTGCCTTGTCACTGATCAAGCTATTTGTCGGTATCGTCATGGGCTTGAACATTGGGGAATCGATATGGGGCCAAGCCGAGCCGTTTAGTTACACCAACGAAGTGCCCGTTTGGTTACACATTTCCGGGCTATTTTTGATCTCAGTTTCATTGGGAGTCATCTTTAATGCTAGACCTAAAGATATCGTACTTGGCATTCCGGTTGCCATACTGGGTATGTGGGGTCCTTTCTACCTAGGATTTGAAAGTGGTTGGGTTGTCGGGACTTGGGTAACGACAGTACTAATCACTCTGTACGGCACATGGGTAGCCAAGAAGATGGACCTGACGGGCTCTATCTATATTGTTCAAGGGATTATTATTTTGGTGCCTGGGAGTCGTGTACTCGTCAGTGCTAGCCAATCGGTATTCGAGCAATCCATTCTTCCGATCCCGAGTATCGGGCTGTCTGCCCTATTTATGTTTTCCGCCATCGTCGCGGGACAAATTACCGCGTACTCCATTTACTCGCCGAAGATCGAACGCTAG
- a CDS encoding alternative ribosome-rescue factor A → MAKKKRPAEFSDDKPVIETEFGRGQINDNALKAVVTSKLFKVRVEKAKKGKGSYQRNLKHRGKEPYSKAA, encoded by the coding sequence ATGGCAAAAAAGAAACGTCCTGCTGAGTTCAGTGACGATAAACCGGTGATCGAAACCGAATTTGGTCGAGGTCAAATAAACGATAACGCGCTTAAAGCGGTGGTCACAAGTAAACTGTTTAAAGTAAGAGTAGAGAAGGCGAAAAAAGGGAAAGGAAGCTATCAACGCAACCTAAAACATAGAGGCAAAGAGCCCTATTCAAAAGCCGCTTAG
- a CDS encoding cold-shock protein: MSNTVTGTVKWFNETKGFGFIQQENGPDVFAHFSAITGDGFRTLVEGQKVEFVVTTGQKGPQAENIKVL; encoded by the coding sequence ATGTCTAACACTGTAACTGGTACAGTAAAATGGTTTAACGAAACTAAAGGTTTCGGCTTCATTCAACAAGAAAACGGTCCAGACGTTTTTGCTCACTTCTCTGCTATCACTGGTGACGGTTTCCGTACTCTAGTTGAAGGCCAAAAAGTTGAGTTCGTTGTAACTACAGGCCAAAAAGGCCCTCAAGCTGAGAACATCAAAGTACTTTAA